From Pelmatolapia mariae isolate MD_Pm_ZW linkage group LG1, Pm_UMD_F_2, whole genome shotgun sequence, one genomic window encodes:
- the tjp1a gene encoding tight junction protein ZO-1 isoform X15, producing MKYQKYITVMQMAMGVTASNKDCLPAKRQLWVTPADGELSPSGAPGCLDEPTGATGGAGAMAMPATSTLSLPMSQGKPSLRRIKGRIHRSKSLDSLDLLDSNSAAMEETVIWEQHTVTLHRAPGFGFGIAISGGRDNPHFQSGETSIVISDVLKGGPAEGLLQENDRVVMVNAVSMDNVEHAYAVQQLRKSGKNAKITIRRKRKVQIPASRHGDRETMSEHEEEDSDEADAYDHRSGRGGQSAYAGASGGTGTGRRQDRERSSSGRRDHSASRERSISPRSDRRSQASSAPPRPSKVTLVKSRKNEEYGLRLASHIFVKDISPESLAARDGNIQEGDVVLKINGTVTENLSLVDAKKLIERSKGKLKMVVQRDERATLLNIPDLDDSIPSANNSDRDDISEIHSLTSDHSNRSHGRGSRSRSPDRVETSEHLRHSPRQISNGSHRSRDEDRISKPGSMSTPVKNSDDVLSQASDQASSRDDKQLPPLPEPKPVYAQPGQPDVDLPVSPSDAPVPSAAHDDSILRPSMKLVKFKKGESVGLRLAGGNDVGIFVAGVLEDSPAAKEGLEEGDQILRVNNVDFANIIREEAVLFLLDLPKGDDVTILAQKKKDVYRRIVESDVGDSFYIRTHFEYEKESPYGLSFNKGEVFRVVDTLYNGKLGSWLAIRIGKNHQEVERGIIPNKNRAEQLSSVQYTLPKTPGGDRADFWRFRGLRSSKRNLRKSREDLSAQPVQTKFPAYERVVLREAGFLRPVVIFGPIADVAREKLAREVPEVFELAKSEPRDAGTDQKSSGIIRLHTIKQIIDRDKHAVLDITPNAVDRLNYAQWYPIVVFLNPDTKQGIKNMRTRLCPESRKSARKLYDRALKLRKNNHHLFTTTINLNSMNDGWFGALKEIIQQQQNQLVWVSEGKADGIGDDDLDIHDDRLSYLSAPGSEYSMYSTDSRHTSDYDDTDTEGGAYTDQELDETLNDDVGPPTEPAITRSSEPVREDPPVIQEPPGYVSYPHTVQPDPLNRIDPAGFKAPAPQQKAEAAAVPSISQQPEPKAETMPPAVDVTVKTVGALSSESPAPPYSQSSPIPEAGSLRRPTPEVAPQSISPEPLQSGLGSSEPKMFQKDPYSTDNIGRGGHGMKPVTYNPQQGYHPDEQPYRDYDHPPSRYDISSSGVGGGYQEPKYRNYESYENSVPHYDQQPWNPYNQPFSTANTQAYDPRPPYGEGPDSHYTPPLRYDEPPPQQGFDGRPRYGKPTVSAPLRYDDLPPPPQPSELHYDPNSHLSTYPSAARSPEPAAQRPAYNQGPASQQKSYKSQQYDPAPVNSESSPTLHKVETPSPSPADVPKAAPARDEQQEEDPAMRPQSVLTRVKMFENKRSVSMDRARDAGDSFGNKAADLPLKAGGVIPKANSLSNLDQEKTFSRGPEPQKPQSKGSDDIVRSNHYDPDEDEDYYRKQLSYFDRLQSGSNKPQPQAQSSHSFPRMDSVEKPSPLEKKYEPVPQVTPAVPPATLPKPSPDAKPPAREDTVQTNFLPHKSFPEKSPVNGTSEQPPKTVTSTGGLPTSTYNRFAPKPYTTSAKPFSRKFDSPKFNHNLLSNDKPESAPKGQSSSLVKPQVPPQPQNTDQDSGLDTFTRTTDPRSKYQQNNVNAVPKAIPVSPSALEDDEDEDEGHTVVATARGIFNSNGGVLSSIETGVSIIIPQGAIPDGVEQEIYFKVCRDNSILPPLDKEKGETLLSPLVMCGPHGLKFLKPVELRLPHCDPKSWQNKSLTGDPNYLVGANCVSVLIDHF from the exons AGTGCGGCGATGGAGGAAACCGTCATATGGGAACAGCACACAGTTACCCTTCACAGG GCCCCAGGATTTGGGTTTGGCATTGCCATCTCAGGTGGGCGAGACAACCCTCATTTCCAGAGTGGTGAAACATCTATTGTAATATCGGATGTGCTGAAAGGAGGTCCTGCAGAGGGTCTGCTACA agaAAATGATCGAGTAGTAATGGTCAATGCAGTCTCTATGGACAATGTAGAGCATGCCTATGCTGTTCAACAACTTCGAAAGAGTGGCAAAAATGCAAAGATA ACTATTCGCAGGAAAAGGAAAGTACAAATCCCAGCGTCACGGCATGGGGACAGGGAGACGATGTCTGAGCACGAGGAGGAGGACAGCGATGAGGCTGATGCTTACGATCACCGCAGTGGACGCGGTGGACAAAGTGCCTATGCAGGTGCAAGCGGAGGCACGGGCACTGGCAGGCGTCAGGATCGGGAGCGTAGCAGCAGCGGGAGGCGGGATCACAGTGCCTCACGGGAGAGAAGCATCTCACCACGCTCCGATCGCCGATCACAAGCCTCTTCTGCtccacccaggccctccaaggtcACTCTTGTCAAGTCCCGCAAAAACGAAG AATATGGACTGCGGCTGGCCAGCCATATCTTTGTGAAGGACATCTCTCCGGAGAGCCTTGCAGCCAGAGATGGAAACATTCAGGAGGGAGATGTTGTACTGAAG ATTAACGGCACAGTTACAGAGAACCTATCACTCGTAGATGCCAAGAAGCTGATTGAGAGGTCAAAGGGCAAGCTGAAGATGGTAGTGCAGAGAGACGAGCGGGCCACGCTGCTCAATATTCCTGACCTTGACGACAGCATCCCATCAGCCAATAACTCAGACAGAGATG ACATTTCAGAGATACATTCACTGACATCCGATCATTCCAATCGATCCCATGGGAGAGGAAGTCGATCCCGTTCGCCTGACAGGGTTGAAACATCCGAGCATCTCCGCCACTCACCACGGCAGATCAGCAATGGCAg ccaTCGAAGTCGAGATGAGGATCGCATATCCAAACCGGGGTCCATGTCCACGCCAGTCAAAAACTCTGATGATGTCCTGTCACAGGCCAGTGACCAAGCCAGCTCCAGAGATGACAAACAGTTACCCCCACTGCCTG AACCAAAGCCAGTTTATGCACAGCCTGGTCAGCCTGACGTGGACCTGCCTGTCAGCCCATCTGATGCCCCTGTACCCAGTGCTGCACACGATGACAGCATTCTCAG ACCAAGTATGAAGCTGGTCAAGTTCAAGAAGGGAGAGAGTGTCGGTCTGAGGTTAGCAGGCGGAAACGATGTGGGAATTTTTGTGGCAGGAGTTTTGGAAGACAGCCCCGCAGCCAAGGAAGGGCTGGAAGAGGGAGACCAGATTCTCAGG GTGAACAACGTGGACTTTGCTAACATCATCCGGGAAGAGGCTGTGCTTTTTCTGCTCGATCTTCCAAAAGGAGATGACGTTACTATTCTGgctcaaaagaaaaaggatg TGTATCGAAGGATAGTGGAATCTGATGTGGGTGACTCCTTCTACATTCGAACGCATTTTGAATATGAAAAAGAGTCACCATATGGGCTGAGCTTTAACAAGGGAGAGGTTTTCCGTGTGGTAGACACACTCTATAATGGCAAATTAGGCTCCTGGCTCGCTATCCGTATCGGCaagaaccaccaggaagtggaaaGAGGCATAATCCCCAACAAGAATAG AGCCGAGCAGCTATCCAGTGTGCAGTACACCCTTCCTAAAACACCTGGGGGCGACAGAGCTGACTTCTGGAGGTTCAGAGGGCTGCGGAGTTCCAAGAGGAATTTGCGGAAAAGCAGGGAGGACCTGTCAGCCCAGCCTGTTCAGACCAAGTTCCCTGCCTACGAGAGGGTGGTGCTGAGGGAAG CTGGGTTCCTGAGACCTGTGGTTATCTTTGGGCCGATTGCAGACGTGGCCCGAGAGAAACTGGCCAGGGAGGTGCCCGAAGTGTTCGAGCTAGCCA AGAGTGAACCCAGGGATGCAGGAACAGACCAGAAGAGCTCTGGCATCATCCGACTGCATACAATTAAGCAGATCATTGATCGA GACAAGCATGCGGTGCTGGATATAACCCCGAATGCAGTGGACCGACTGAACTACGCTCAGTGGTATCCAATTGTGGTGTTTCTCAACCCGGACACCAAACAGGGCATCAAGAACATGAGGACACGGCTCTGCCCCGAGTCTAGGAAGAGCGCAAGAAAGCTTTATGATCGAGCCCTCAAGTTAAGAAAGAACAACCACCACCTCTTCACCA CAACCATTAACTTGAACAGCATGAACGATGGTTGGTTTGGAGCACTGAAAGAAAtaatccagcagcagcagaaccaGCTGGTGTGGGTTTCAGAGGGCAAG GCTGATGGAATTGGTGACGATGACCTGGACATCCATGACGACCGCCTTTCCTACCTGTCGGCGCCAGGCAGTGAGTATTCCATGTACAGCACAGACAGCCGCCACACCTCCGATTACGATGACACGGACACAGAGGGAGGAGCATACACAGACCAGGAGCTGGATGAAACGCTGAATGATGACGTGGGTCCACCCACGGAGCCTGCCATCACGCGGTCCTCCGAGCCTGTCCGTGAGGACCCGCCTGTCATCCAAGAGCCCCCTGGCTATGTCAGCTACCCGCACACAGTGCAGCCGGACCCCCTGAACCGCATCGACCCGGCCGGTTTCAAGGCACCAGCGCCGCAGCAG AAAGCAGAGGCCGCTGCTGTCCCTAGCATCTCCCAGCAGCCTGAGCCCAAGGCTGAGACAATGCCCCCTGCTGTCGACGTTACTGTAAAAACTGTAGGGGCTCTGAGCTCTGAGTCTCCTGCACCTCCCTACAGCCAGTCAAGCCCCATCCCAGAGGCTGGCTCACTTAGGAGGCCCACACCTGAGGTAGCACCTCAGAGCATCTCGCCAGAACCTCTACAGTCTGGACTGGGCAGTTCAGAACCAAAG ATGTTTCAGAAGGATCCGTACAGCACAGACAACATAGGCAGAGGTGGTCACGGCATGAAGCCTGTGACGTACAACCCTCAACAGGGCTATCACCCTGACGAGCAGCCGTACAGAGATTATGACCACCCACCCAGTCGGTATGACATCAGCAGCAGTGGTGTCGGCGGTGGCTACCAGGAACCAAAGTACCGTAACTATGAGAGCTATGAGAACAGCGTGCCTCACTATGACCAGCAACCGTGGAACCCCTACAACCAGCCGTTCTCTACTGCCAACACCCAGGCCTACGATCCCCGTCCTCCTTACGGTGAGGGCCCCGACTCTCATTACACCCCTCCCCTACGCTACGATGAGCCGCCACCTCAGCAGGGATTTGACGGACGGCCTCGCTACGGCAAACCGACAGTTTCAGCACCTCTCCGTTACGATGATCTTCCACCTCCCCCTCAGCCGTCTGAATTGCACTATGACCCAAATTCTCACCTGAGCACATACCCCTCAGCTGCCCGCTCACCAGAACCCGCTGCCCAGCGGCCCGCCTATAACCAGGGACCAGCATCGCAGCAGAAAAGCTACAAATCTCAGCAGTACGATCCTGCTCCCGTGAACTCTGAATCTAGCCCCACCCTTCATAAAGTCGAGACTCCCTCACCTTCACCTGCTGATGTTCCAAAAGCTGCACCTGCAAGAgatgagcagcaggaggaagatCCCGCCATGCGGCCTCAGTCAGTACTGACGAGGGTCAAAATGTTTGAGAACAAACGCTCTGTGTCCATGGACCGAGCCAGAGATGCCGGGGATTCATTTGGGAATAAG GCTGCCGATTTGCCCTTGAAAGCTGGTGGAGTAATCCCTAAAGCAAATTCTCTGAGCAACCTGGATCAAGAGAAGACCTTTAG CAGAGGGCCAGAGCCTCAGAAGCCTCAGTCCAAGGGATCCGATGACATCGTGCGCTCCAACCATTATGACCCTGATGAGGATGAGGACTACTACAGGAAACAGTTGTCTTACTTTGACAGACTGCAGTCTGGCTCCAATAAACCCCAACCACAAGCACAGTCCAGCCACAGTTTCCCCAG GATGGACTCAGTGGAGAAACCAAGTCCACTGGAGAAAAAATATGAACCAGTTCCCCAAGTGACACCAGCTGTGCCACCGGCCACGCTGCCCAAGCCCTCACCTGATG CCAAGCCTCCTGCTCGAGAGGACACGGTCCAGACCAACTTTCTTCCTCACAAGAGTTTCCCTGAGAAGTCTCCAGTCAATGGCACCAGTGAACAGCCTCCAAAGACGGTCACTAGCACTGGGGGTTTGCCCACATCCACCTACAACCGCTTTGCGCCCAAGCCCTACACCACCTCTGCCAAGCCTTTTTCGCGCAAGTTCGACAGTCCTAAATTCAACCACAACCTCCTGTCCAATGACAAGCCTGAGAGTGCTCCCAAG GGACAGAGCTCGAGTCTGGTAAAGCCTCAGGTACCCCCACAGCCCCAGAACACAGACCAAGACAGTGGCCTGGACACTTTCACACGCACAACGGACCCCCGATCCAAATACCAGCAGAACAACGTAAACGCCGTGCCCAAGGCCATCCCTGTGAG CCCCAGTGCCCtagaggatgatgaagatgaagacgAAGGTCACACTGTGGTGGCAACAGCTCGTGGTATCTTCAACTCTAACGGTGGCGTTCTGAGCTCCATCGAGACAGGTGTCAGCATCATTATCCCGCAGGGTGCCATCCCCGACGGCGTGGAGCAAGAGATTTACTTCAAGGTCTGTCGAGACAACAGCATTCTGCCGCCACTCGACAAGGAGAAAG GAGAGACTCTGCTCAGCCCTCTGGTGATGTGTGGACCTCACGGCCTAAAGTTCCTGAAGCCTGTGGAGCTACGCTTACCTCACT GTGATCCAAAAAGCTGGCAGAACAAGTCTCTCACCGGAGACCCCAACTACCTGGTGGGAGCcaactgtgtctctgtgctcattgaccacttttaa
- the tjp1a gene encoding tight junction protein ZO-1 isoform X11 — translation MHMCVSAAMEETVIWEQHTVTLHRAPGFGFGIAISGGRDNPHFQSGETSIVISDVLKGGPAEGLLQENDRVVMVNAVSMDNVEHAYAVQQLRKSGKNAKITIRRKRKVQIPASRHGDRETMSEHEEEDSDEADAYDHRSGRGGQSAYAGASGGTGTGRRQDRERSSSGRRDHSASRERSISPRSDRRSQASSAPPRPSKVTLVKSRKNEEYGLRLASHIFVKDISPESLAARDGNIQEGDVVLKINGTVTENLSLVDAKKLIERSKGKLKMVVQRDERATLLNIPDLDDSIPSANNSDRDDISEIHSLTSDHSNRSHGRGSRSRSPDRVETSEHLRHSPRQISNGSHRSRDEDRISKPGSMSTPVKNSDDVLSQASDQASSRDDKQLPPLPEPKPVYAQPGQPDVDLPVSPSDAPVPSAAHDDSILRPSMKLVKFKKGESVGLRLAGGNDVGIFVAGVLEDSPAAKEGLEEGDQILRVNNVDFANIIREEAVLFLLDLPKGDDVTILAQKKKDVYRRIVESDVGDSFYIRTHFEYEKESPYGLSFNKGEVFRVVDTLYNGKLGSWLAIRIGKNHQEVERGIIPNKNRAEQLSSVQYTLPKTPGGDRADFWRFRGLRSSKRNLRKSREDLSAQPVQTKFPAYERVVLREAGFLRPVVIFGPIADVAREKLAREVPEVFELAKTHQQQGGEKSEPRDAGTDQKSSGIIRLHTIKQIIDRDKHAVLDITPNAVDRLNYAQWYPIVVFLNPDTKQGIKNMRTRLCPESRKSARKLYDRALKLRKNNHHLFTTTINLNSMNDGWFGALKEIIQQQQNQLVWVSEGKADGIGDDDLDIHDDRLSYLSAPGSEYSMYSTDSRHTSDYDDTDTEGGAYTDQELDETLNDDVGPPTEPAITRSSEPVREDPPVIQEPPGYVSYPHTVQPDPLNRIDPAGFKAPAPQQKAEAAAVPSISQQPEPKAETMPPAVDVTVKTVGALSSESPAPPYSQSSPIPEAGSLRRPTPEVAPQSISPEPLQSGLGSSEPKMFQKDPYSTDNIGRGGHGMKPVTYNPQQGYHPDEQPYRDYDHPPSRYDISSSGVGGGYQEPKYRNYESYENSVPHYDQQPWNPYNQPFSTANTQAYDPRPPYGEGPDSHYTPPLRYDEPPPQQGFDGRPRYGKPTVSAPLRYDDLPPPPQPSELHYDPNSHLSTYPSAARSPEPAAQRPAYNQGPASQQKSYKSQQYDPAPVNSESSPTLHKVETPSPSPADVPKAAPARDEQQEEDPAMRPQSVLTRVKMFENKRSVSMDRARDAGDSFGNKAADLPLKAGGVIPKANSLSNLDQEKTFSRGPEPQKPQSKGSDDIVRSNHYDPDEDEDYYRKQLSYFDRLQSGSNKPQPQAQSSHSFPRMDSVEKPSPLEKKYEPVPQVTPAVPPATLPKPSPDAKPPAREDTVQTNFLPHKSFPEKSPVNGTSEQPPKTVTSTGGLPTSTYNRFAPKPYTTSAKPFSRKFDSPKFNHNLLSNDKPESAPKGQSSSLVKPQVPPQPQNTDQDSGLDTFTRTTDPRSKYQQNNVNAVPKAIPVSPSALEDDEDEDEGHTVVATARGIFNSNGGVLSSIETGVSIIIPQGAIPDGVEQEIYFKVCRDNSILPPLDKEKGETLLSPLVMCGPHGLKFLKPVELRLPHCASMTPDGWSFALKSSDSSSGDPKSWQNKSLTGDPNYLVGANCVSVLIDHF, via the exons AGTGCGGCGATGGAGGAAACCGTCATATGGGAACAGCACACAGTTACCCTTCACAGG GCCCCAGGATTTGGGTTTGGCATTGCCATCTCAGGTGGGCGAGACAACCCTCATTTCCAGAGTGGTGAAACATCTATTGTAATATCGGATGTGCTGAAAGGAGGTCCTGCAGAGGGTCTGCTACA agaAAATGATCGAGTAGTAATGGTCAATGCAGTCTCTATGGACAATGTAGAGCATGCCTATGCTGTTCAACAACTTCGAAAGAGTGGCAAAAATGCAAAGATA ACTATTCGCAGGAAAAGGAAAGTACAAATCCCAGCGTCACGGCATGGGGACAGGGAGACGATGTCTGAGCACGAGGAGGAGGACAGCGATGAGGCTGATGCTTACGATCACCGCAGTGGACGCGGTGGACAAAGTGCCTATGCAGGTGCAAGCGGAGGCACGGGCACTGGCAGGCGTCAGGATCGGGAGCGTAGCAGCAGCGGGAGGCGGGATCACAGTGCCTCACGGGAGAGAAGCATCTCACCACGCTCCGATCGCCGATCACAAGCCTCTTCTGCtccacccaggccctccaaggtcACTCTTGTCAAGTCCCGCAAAAACGAAG AATATGGACTGCGGCTGGCCAGCCATATCTTTGTGAAGGACATCTCTCCGGAGAGCCTTGCAGCCAGAGATGGAAACATTCAGGAGGGAGATGTTGTACTGAAG ATTAACGGCACAGTTACAGAGAACCTATCACTCGTAGATGCCAAGAAGCTGATTGAGAGGTCAAAGGGCAAGCTGAAGATGGTAGTGCAGAGAGACGAGCGGGCCACGCTGCTCAATATTCCTGACCTTGACGACAGCATCCCATCAGCCAATAACTCAGACAGAGATG ACATTTCAGAGATACATTCACTGACATCCGATCATTCCAATCGATCCCATGGGAGAGGAAGTCGATCCCGTTCGCCTGACAGGGTTGAAACATCCGAGCATCTCCGCCACTCACCACGGCAGATCAGCAATGGCAg ccaTCGAAGTCGAGATGAGGATCGCATATCCAAACCGGGGTCCATGTCCACGCCAGTCAAAAACTCTGATGATGTCCTGTCACAGGCCAGTGACCAAGCCAGCTCCAGAGATGACAAACAGTTACCCCCACTGCCTG AACCAAAGCCAGTTTATGCACAGCCTGGTCAGCCTGACGTGGACCTGCCTGTCAGCCCATCTGATGCCCCTGTACCCAGTGCTGCACACGATGACAGCATTCTCAG ACCAAGTATGAAGCTGGTCAAGTTCAAGAAGGGAGAGAGTGTCGGTCTGAGGTTAGCAGGCGGAAACGATGTGGGAATTTTTGTGGCAGGAGTTTTGGAAGACAGCCCCGCAGCCAAGGAAGGGCTGGAAGAGGGAGACCAGATTCTCAGG GTGAACAACGTGGACTTTGCTAACATCATCCGGGAAGAGGCTGTGCTTTTTCTGCTCGATCTTCCAAAAGGAGATGACGTTACTATTCTGgctcaaaagaaaaaggatg TGTATCGAAGGATAGTGGAATCTGATGTGGGTGACTCCTTCTACATTCGAACGCATTTTGAATATGAAAAAGAGTCACCATATGGGCTGAGCTTTAACAAGGGAGAGGTTTTCCGTGTGGTAGACACACTCTATAATGGCAAATTAGGCTCCTGGCTCGCTATCCGTATCGGCaagaaccaccaggaagtggaaaGAGGCATAATCCCCAACAAGAATAG AGCCGAGCAGCTATCCAGTGTGCAGTACACCCTTCCTAAAACACCTGGGGGCGACAGAGCTGACTTCTGGAGGTTCAGAGGGCTGCGGAGTTCCAAGAGGAATTTGCGGAAAAGCAGGGAGGACCTGTCAGCCCAGCCTGTTCAGACCAAGTTCCCTGCCTACGAGAGGGTGGTGCTGAGGGAAG CTGGGTTCCTGAGACCTGTGGTTATCTTTGGGCCGATTGCAGACGTGGCCCGAGAGAAACTGGCCAGGGAGGTGCCCGAAGTGTTCGAGCTAGCCA aAACACATCAGCAACAAGGAGGGGAAA AGAGTGAACCCAGGGATGCAGGAACAGACCAGAAGAGCTCTGGCATCATCCGACTGCATACAATTAAGCAGATCATTGATCGA GACAAGCATGCGGTGCTGGATATAACCCCGAATGCAGTGGACCGACTGAACTACGCTCAGTGGTATCCAATTGTGGTGTTTCTCAACCCGGACACCAAACAGGGCATCAAGAACATGAGGACACGGCTCTGCCCCGAGTCTAGGAAGAGCGCAAGAAAGCTTTATGATCGAGCCCTCAAGTTAAGAAAGAACAACCACCACCTCTTCACCA CAACCATTAACTTGAACAGCATGAACGATGGTTGGTTTGGAGCACTGAAAGAAAtaatccagcagcagcagaaccaGCTGGTGTGGGTTTCAGAGGGCAAG GCTGATGGAATTGGTGACGATGACCTGGACATCCATGACGACCGCCTTTCCTACCTGTCGGCGCCAGGCAGTGAGTATTCCATGTACAGCACAGACAGCCGCCACACCTCCGATTACGATGACACGGACACAGAGGGAGGAGCATACACAGACCAGGAGCTGGATGAAACGCTGAATGATGACGTGGGTCCACCCACGGAGCCTGCCATCACGCGGTCCTCCGAGCCTGTCCGTGAGGACCCGCCTGTCATCCAAGAGCCCCCTGGCTATGTCAGCTACCCGCACACAGTGCAGCCGGACCCCCTGAACCGCATCGACCCGGCCGGTTTCAAGGCACCAGCGCCGCAGCAG AAAGCAGAGGCCGCTGCTGTCCCTAGCATCTCCCAGCAGCCTGAGCCCAAGGCTGAGACAATGCCCCCTGCTGTCGACGTTACTGTAAAAACTGTAGGGGCTCTGAGCTCTGAGTCTCCTGCACCTCCCTACAGCCAGTCAAGCCCCATCCCAGAGGCTGGCTCACTTAGGAGGCCCACACCTGAGGTAGCACCTCAGAGCATCTCGCCAGAACCTCTACAGTCTGGACTGGGCAGTTCAGAACCAAAG ATGTTTCAGAAGGATCCGTACAGCACAGACAACATAGGCAGAGGTGGTCACGGCATGAAGCCTGTGACGTACAACCCTCAACAGGGCTATCACCCTGACGAGCAGCCGTACAGAGATTATGACCACCCACCCAGTCGGTATGACATCAGCAGCAGTGGTGTCGGCGGTGGCTACCAGGAACCAAAGTACCGTAACTATGAGAGCTATGAGAACAGCGTGCCTCACTATGACCAGCAACCGTGGAACCCCTACAACCAGCCGTTCTCTACTGCCAACACCCAGGCCTACGATCCCCGTCCTCCTTACGGTGAGGGCCCCGACTCTCATTACACCCCTCCCCTACGCTACGATGAGCCGCCACCTCAGCAGGGATTTGACGGACGGCCTCGCTACGGCAAACCGACAGTTTCAGCACCTCTCCGTTACGATGATCTTCCACCTCCCCCTCAGCCGTCTGAATTGCACTATGACCCAAATTCTCACCTGAGCACATACCCCTCAGCTGCCCGCTCACCAGAACCCGCTGCCCAGCGGCCCGCCTATAACCAGGGACCAGCATCGCAGCAGAAAAGCTACAAATCTCAGCAGTACGATCCTGCTCCCGTGAACTCTGAATCTAGCCCCACCCTTCATAAAGTCGAGACTCCCTCACCTTCACCTGCTGATGTTCCAAAAGCTGCACCTGCAAGAgatgagcagcaggaggaagatCCCGCCATGCGGCCTCAGTCAGTACTGACGAGGGTCAAAATGTTTGAGAACAAACGCTCTGTGTCCATGGACCGAGCCAGAGATGCCGGGGATTCATTTGGGAATAAG GCTGCCGATTTGCCCTTGAAAGCTGGTGGAGTAATCCCTAAAGCAAATTCTCTGAGCAACCTGGATCAAGAGAAGACCTTTAG CAGAGGGCCAGAGCCTCAGAAGCCTCAGTCCAAGGGATCCGATGACATCGTGCGCTCCAACCATTATGACCCTGATGAGGATGAGGACTACTACAGGAAACAGTTGTCTTACTTTGACAGACTGCAGTCTGGCTCCAATAAACCCCAACCACAAGCACAGTCCAGCCACAGTTTCCCCAG GATGGACTCAGTGGAGAAACCAAGTCCACTGGAGAAAAAATATGAACCAGTTCCCCAAGTGACACCAGCTGTGCCACCGGCCACGCTGCCCAAGCCCTCACCTGATG CCAAGCCTCCTGCTCGAGAGGACACGGTCCAGACCAACTTTCTTCCTCACAAGAGTTTCCCTGAGAAGTCTCCAGTCAATGGCACCAGTGAACAGCCTCCAAAGACGGTCACTAGCACTGGGGGTTTGCCCACATCCACCTACAACCGCTTTGCGCCCAAGCCCTACACCACCTCTGCCAAGCCTTTTTCGCGCAAGTTCGACAGTCCTAAATTCAACCACAACCTCCTGTCCAATGACAAGCCTGAGAGTGCTCCCAAG GGACAGAGCTCGAGTCTGGTAAAGCCTCAGGTACCCCCACAGCCCCAGAACACAGACCAAGACAGTGGCCTGGACACTTTCACACGCACAACGGACCCCCGATCCAAATACCAGCAGAACAACGTAAACGCCGTGCCCAAGGCCATCCCTGTGAG CCCCAGTGCCCtagaggatgatgaagatgaagacgAAGGTCACACTGTGGTGGCAACAGCTCGTGGTATCTTCAACTCTAACGGTGGCGTTCTGAGCTCCATCGAGACAGGTGTCAGCATCATTATCCCGCAGGGTGCCATCCCCGACGGCGTGGAGCAAGAGATTTACTTCAAGGTCTGTCGAGACAACAGCATTCTGCCGCCACTCGACAAGGAGAAAG GAGAGACTCTGCTCAGCCCTCTGGTGATGTGTGGACCTCACGGCCTAAAGTTCCTGAAGCCTGTGGAGCTACGCTTACCTCACTGTGCGTCAATGACCCCTGATGGTTGGTCTTTTGCTCTAAAATCCTCCGACTCCTCGTCGG GTGATCCAAAAAGCTGGCAGAACAAGTCTCTCACCGGAGACCCCAACTACCTGGTGGGAGCcaactgtgtctctgtgctcattgaccacttttaa